In Cytophagales bacterium, the following are encoded in one genomic region:
- a CDS encoding pyocin activator PrtN family protein, producing the protein MNKTEMMLLMKFQSPTIPLKKVCTEYFGCSEGTAKNKAKAGTLPIPAFRLSPSQKAPWMVHTQDLASYIERQHEEAKDQWVGT; encoded by the coding sequence ATGAACAAGACAGAAATGATGCTTTTGATGAAATTTCAATCTCCAACGATCCCATTGAAAAAAGTATGTACAGAGTATTTTGGATGTAGTGAAGGCACCGCAAAAAATAAAGCCAAAGCTGGTACATTACCCATTCCTGCCTTTCGGCTGTCTCCATCTCAAAAAGCCCCATGGATGGTTCACACACAAGACCTGGCTAGTTATATTGAACGCCAGCACGAAGAGGCTAAAGATCAATGGGTGGGCACTTAG
- a CDS encoding helix-turn-helix transcriptional regulator, which yields MKTKDKKRFGSAFDKLLKDPEFKKDYNKEFQELALSELLHAFMENDGKSVRKLAELADISPTTIQNIKSGKSDDMKLSNFLNIIKACGFEMRIVKEGTSKGESHLGTAG from the coding sequence ATGAAGACAAAGGATAAAAAGAGATTCGGATCGGCTTTCGATAAGTTATTGAAAGATCCAGAATTCAAGAAAGATTATAACAAGGAATTCCAAGAGTTGGCTTTATCTGAACTGCTCCATGCCTTCATGGAAAATGATGGTAAGAGTGTAAGGAAACTTGCTGAACTAGCTGATATATCGCCCACGACTATTCAGAATATCAAATCCGGGAAAAGTGATGATATGAAGCTGAGTAACTTTTTGAATATCATTAAAGCGTGTGGCTTTGAAATGAGGATCGTAAAAGAAGGAACGTCCAAAGGAGAATCGCATTTGGGTACGGCTGGATAG
- a CDS encoding JAB domain-containing protein, which translates to MSLIEEVKLTYRNKLKASDRPKITGAQDAYKVFLQSWDFDQIDLLEECKAMFLDRQLRVMSLASISKGGFNGTVVDLRIVFAMALKRRANSLILAHNHPSGNLKPSHRDISLTRNFVAAGKIMKIEVEDHLVITRDGFHSIIYDL; encoded by the coding sequence ATGAGCTTAATTGAAGAAGTAAAACTGACCTACCGCAACAAACTTAAGGCCAGTGATCGACCAAAGATCACGGGTGCTCAAGATGCGTATAAAGTCTTTTTGCAATCTTGGGATTTTGACCAAATTGATCTACTTGAAGAATGTAAGGCAATGTTCTTAGATCGTCAGCTAAGAGTGATGTCCTTAGCTTCTATCTCCAAGGGTGGATTTAATGGAACTGTGGTTGATCTCAGAATAGTCTTTGCTATGGCACTAAAACGCCGAGCCAATAGCCTTATTCTAGCTCATAATCACCCATCCGGGAATCTTAAACCAAGTCATAGAGATATATCTCTAACAAGGAATTTTGTGGCAGCAGGTAAAATCATGAAAATTGAAGTCGAAGATCATCTTGTAATCACTAGAGATGGGTTTCACTCAATCATTTACGACTTATAG
- a CDS encoding zincin-like metallopeptidase domain-containing protein, with protein sequence MPHEKAKTDIQQDITNNIINLLDQVDLKDYEPPFANLAALGIPENPITKKSYQGVNILALWFNQKSKSLPSNKWASFKQWQQIGAHVKKGEKGSRIIFYKTLIKEDSSHSEGESQEIKIPMLRQYVVFNASQVEGFEEQGPTIPEIDQVERDKLIDEFCQNSGADIRSESQEAFYSPIGDYINMPESKLFIDTKNATATENYYATLLHELTHWTGSSKRLNRAGITGKVEKKDYAFEELIAELGCAFLCARLNIKQSQPKDHALYIKSWLSALKDDKTFIFKASAHAARASQYLDDLQCEVSNELN encoded by the coding sequence ATGCCTCATGAAAAGGCCAAAACAGATATTCAACAAGACATCACAAACAATATCATCAACCTTTTAGATCAAGTTGATCTAAAGGACTACGAGCCACCTTTTGCTAATCTTGCCGCACTTGGAATTCCTGAAAACCCTATTACAAAAAAATCTTATCAAGGGGTTAATATTCTTGCTCTGTGGTTTAACCAGAAATCCAAAAGCTTGCCATCAAATAAATGGGCCAGCTTTAAGCAATGGCAACAGATTGGAGCACATGTGAAAAAAGGTGAAAAAGGCTCGCGTATCATCTTTTATAAAACATTAATCAAAGAAGACTCCAGTCATAGTGAAGGTGAAAGCCAAGAAATTAAGATTCCAATGCTTCGACAGTATGTTGTTTTTAATGCTTCCCAAGTCGAAGGATTTGAAGAACAAGGGCCAACAATACCAGAAATCGATCAAGTAGAGCGAGATAAGCTTATAGATGAATTCTGCCAGAATAGCGGCGCTGATATTCGAAGTGAATCTCAAGAAGCCTTTTACTCACCAATTGGTGATTATATCAATATGCCAGAATCCAAGCTGTTCATTGATACCAAAAACGCTACAGCCACTGAAAATTATTATGCCACCCTGCTTCATGAATTAACACATTGGACAGGGTCTAGCAAACGACTTAACCGTGCTGGAATAACGGGAAAGGTAGAAAAGAAGGATTATGCTTTTGAAGAACTCATTGCCGAGCTGGGGTGTGCCTTTCTTTGTGCCCGGCTCAACATCAAACAAAGCCAACCAAAAGATCATGCGCTTTACATCAAGAGTTGGCTATCAGCTCTAAAAGATGACAAGACTTTCATATTCAAAGCTTCAGCGCATGCAGCTCGAGCATCACAATATCTAGATGACTTGCAATGTGAGGTGTCAAATGAGCTTAATTGA
- a CDS encoding single-stranded DNA-binding protein, with translation MSDQSPQNQTQDALYSDTNISMKSGRLVKDAETIAEGRFIKFRIASNKQYLDQNQEIKAVTNYFNVLVSSNLTDAFEEAQSLKKGEWVYIKGEDNSKSFDTPEGYKQNAVTTFAYKVAKKDNSQTEIPEQTGSVQPS, from the coding sequence ATGTCAGACCAATCACCACAAAACCAAACACAAGACGCGCTCTATAGCGATACTAATATTTCTATGAAATCTGGACGACTCGTAAAAGATGCTGAAACAATTGCCGAGGGTAGATTCATCAAATTTAGAATTGCTTCGAACAAACAATATCTTGATCAAAACCAGGAGATCAAAGCGGTGACCAATTACTTCAATGTGCTTGTTTCAAGTAATCTCACCGATGCCTTTGAAGAGGCTCAGAGCCTTAAAAAAGGAGAATGGGTCTATATCAAAGGTGAAGACAACTCTAAAAGCTTCGATACCCCTGAAGGCTACAAGCAAAATGCAGTCACAACTTTCGCCTATAAAGTAGCGAAAAAAGACAACTCGCAAACTGAGATACCAGAACAAACAGGCTCAGTGCAACCGTCATAA